The genomic stretch CTTCTGTCCCGTAGCCCCGGCACCAGAACCGCTGAGAGAAGGGACGCCATTGCTTGGTGTACTGAAGGGAACAAGCAGGACTGATGACGGAGGTCGTGTTTACATCAAAACTGGGGAAAATGTTAAAGATGGGAATGCAGCTCCATGAACGGAGCAGCCATCAACTCCTCTGCACTCACCCCAATCACAGCAGTATACAGGAACTTATCAAGCTCGTTCCAACAATAAAAGTCATTGCATTAGTCCTTTGTCTCTCACCTTGGAGAACATCTCAATGTGGACCTGGCTGATGTTGAACTCAGCGTCCGAGTACAGACATTCCAGTGTGATCTGCTCCCCCTCCAGGATCGGCCCGGTCGGCCCTTTGATCAGCAAAGTGGCTGCATGTGGACACGAATTACAGACAGTTTTACTGATCAACCACGTAGGCAGGAACAGCACAGCCCATTTGTTCATCTGCCAGCAATAACGACACAAAAGTACACTAATGAAGAAAAGGATGGAGGTCCTCAGGATGGTCCCTGGGGGAACGCCAAGCCCGGTGAAAAATGATCCTCAAAGATCACTACGGTGAAAACATCGGTACGCTCGTAGAGAAAGCAGTGTTTACGCTGgaggaaggacacacacacacacacacacacacacacacacacacaggtaacacacaaaggtaacacacacatacacacaggtaacacacacacaaactgtaaCCCACAAGCATGACTGTGTCTACGAGGCGAACAGAAAGCTGCTAACCGACTACTcttatattatttattatttgatgAATTAATATTAATTAGACGCACACCTGCTTCAGCGGGCAGGTAAAACAGgtaaaactaaaacaaagcaTATTACCCAAACTGCCATGAAGTAGGAGCACTCCAACAACAGCGAAAACGGGCTTCATAACTTCGTAGAAAATTTCAAGTTCTACCCAAATTAAAACAATTGGAAGCAACTGAAGCAAAGGTACGAATGTGAAATTAAAACGTTAGCTCGGAGTATTTAAGCGTTCGCGTGTGGGCGTGGTTTACTCTCTGTTTAAGGAAATGGACTCAACATTTGATAGAGGCGATGTATCAATGTCCATATAAAAccgaaaataaatgaatagtcTCTGTAAATGTGCTTACTTTCTTTTTGTGCGGGCTTGAATTTAAAACTATCTGCGTGGGGTGTAAATAAATATCTCAGTCGATGAAATTGACATCGTGAGCGTCATCTGTCTCCGGGGAACATAAGACATGTTCGAATGAGGATGAAGTCGTTTTCCAATGAATCGAAATCGAAAGAAACGACTCTGGAATATTCTGACTTGACTTGAAATGTACAACTAACAACGCTTCGTTTTCCTGTGTCGAATGACTTTGTTTATGCTTTTCAGAGATGATTAAATGTGCTTAATAACGCCAGCTAAACAGCTTTATGACGCAGCGAAACTTGACCGCAGgagggacaaacacacacacacacacacacacgtataaacTCATTTATTCACTCGACTGCCTGCAGTGACCTCAACCAAGAGAAAGTCAATAGAGTCCTTAACAGCTCTTATTTCGTCCACAATGATTTACACATGATTAATTGATGCTTTACAATTATGCTGTAGTTCCAAAGTCCCCCGGCTGTCGGCGGAAGCAACATTTTACCAGCGGAAGTCGACGCAACAAAGCGGAAGTGAGGAGGTCTGGTCGCGTCGTTTTTTGCCCCAGTTTCCATCGAATACGTTTCAGTCTTTCTGAATTTAATTTCTGCATCATCGACACGGAAATGCAAAACATGGACAGATAGTGTTTATGAACGAGGGTAAGTTTACGCTTTCGCTCCTAAATATAAGACTCGGTCTGAATAAAGCCTCGCCACCAGGCTAGTGGCTAATGTTAGCCTACTCTTGCTAATTTGAAGCGCGTTCGCTGCTAATGTTTTTAGCACGTTGCGTTGTTCGACCGGTGTTTTAGAGATTCGCTGCATTTCTAAGATAAACATTGGTTTAAGTTTGACCTTTCTTTTTATATTGCTGTCGTTTTCCCTTAAGTATTGAATTGTACCCTTTGTTTTTGAGCTAATGCCGTATTGGTCAGAACAGTGCGATCAAAGGGTCGCTAAATACATTCGAATTAGTGGGACTTTAAAAAccagttgtgttgtgttgtgtcgtGTTGCGTCGTGTTGCGTCCTCCCCAGATTCACGCACCCTGTAAATGTTCACCCATCGCATCTGTGTTCATCTGACGCGTCCCTTTGGTCGAGCGACACAGGCGAACATCCGTCCGGGCTTCGGTGAAACTCGCCCCGCTGAGCATGGCTAACAGCACCGCCACCGTGATGAAGGTGATCACCCCCGGAGCCGCTGGCAGGAGCAGCCCAGAAGGGTCCCAGGTGAGGTCGACAAATCCAAACCTCTGGCTTTGTGGCAAAGATCGGGCCCATTTTGGCCTCGGCCCGGTTTATGAGGCTTTTGCAAAATACACTCAAAAATATATAATAGAATTTTCTAAAGTATGAGAATGGGCCAAGGATTCCGACCTGTGGTCTTCCAAATATTAGACcaaaggggctttgatcataaaggaAATCAACCAGAACACTTTTGCCGCTATActatggaccccccccccaggccgaGGAACAGATGGGAAAGTTTGGCTCCTGTTCTGGACTCTGGCGAGATCCAGAACACCAAATCTCCCAAATATTTCCCGAGATCGTAGCACTGTGCCGTTCCTTTGTGTTACACATGTGTTGTTACACGCGTGTTGTTACACGCATGTTGTTACACGCGTGTTGTTACACGCTTGTTATTACACGCTTGTTATTACACACGTGTTGTTACACGCGTGTTGTTGCACGCTTGTTATTACACGCGTGTTGTTACACGCTTGTTATTACACGCTTGTTATTACACACGTGTTGTTACACGCGTGTTGTTGCACGCTTGTTATTACACGCTTGTTGTTACACGTGTTGTTACACGTGTTATGCAGAGAATCATCTTAATGATTTCAGCGTTGATAAACGCCTTATCGGTCGTGATCACGTGCTCGTAGCGGCCGTGACGCCACGCTATTTTTCATGGGTTTAATTATCAAGGATGAGGTCATCCTGTCCCATTTAGAAACACGATCCAAAGTGTTACCTTTGTAATTTGCCTGAGGTGTGTTTAGATAGGTTCAGCGACGCCAGAATCAAGGCCGCGACCTTGAGCAAGGTCAGAATGAGTCGGAGGTCCTTTGCTCTTCAagcttcacacacaaacatcttttCTTTAAGGTTCTCACCAAGAAGAAACTGCAAGACCTGGTGAGGGAGATCGACCCCAACGAGCAGCTGGACGAGGACGTAGAGGAGGTCCGTTTGTGCCGTTCACGCCAGGTTCTGCTGTAAATCTGTGTGGCAGGTGCCTCCTGTATCTTGTAGCTCTGAAGCCCAAACGTGGTCACAACCAGGAATTTGCTCTGGCTGCATTAAAACTGGCGTCAGAGTTTCGCCCCTTTCCTTTGATGTTCACTGCTCAGAATGGATGCTTTGATGTCCTCATGTCTCCCCTCAGATGCTTCTTCAGATCGCCGACGACTTTATTGAGAGTGTGGTGACGGCGGCCTGTCAGCTGGCGCGCCATCGGAAGTCCAACACCTTAGAAGTGAAAGATGTTCAGTTACATCTGGGTAGGTGGCTGCTGTGGCTCGGCCCGGCTTCGATGGCCCCCCCTGTTGTGGCAGAGCAGGGGGTCCTTCTGGAGGTCGACGTCCATCGGGGGGGCGTGGTCCAGCTGGCGTCCCTTCTCTCTAATCCAATCCCGTCTTGTCTTTGGCTTTTCTCAGAGCGCCAGTGGAACATGTGGATTCCTGGTTTTGGCTCGGATGAAATCCGGCCATTCAAAAAGGCCTGTACCACAGAGGCCCACAAACAGGTCAGAGCCAGTCCAGAGAGTCcagctccaggtcctcctcaagCAGCTCTAACCTTTGGGGGGGGTCTGTTTTCAGAGAATGGCGCTGATCCGCAAGACGACCAAAAAGTAGCAAGACTGCAGAGGATGAAGCTGCGTCCACTTTGTGTACTTTTGTGTGTATTAATGGAGTTGGTGGATAAATAGTGTTACGCTGTCACTCCTCAAGTGTCTGTGATCATTGCTTCGGCTTCAGTCTCCCACATGTCTGCTGTCGTTGCCCCTCGGGTTATCAGACGTGGAGCTCGGGTGGACGACGTGCACGTGAATCCATCCGGATGGTTCACTGTGCTCGATGTCGTGCGAGGCTGCTCAGCATCGTTCTGAGGAACGTTCCGAGTTCCTCCTCGCCTCACCTGCAGTCGTGTTCTTCCTTCACTCTTATCACTCAAATCCCAACTGTTGAAGGTTTGAGAAGGTCAACGGAGGCCAGATACTTCAGAAAACACGTGCACGTGTCCATCGCTCGGGATTCCAGACAGTTTGTGGCTGTTGTTCGCCAGGTGTTCGCCTGTTGTTCGCCAGGTGTTCGCCTGTTGTTCGCCAGGTGTTCGCCTGTTGTTCGCCAGGTGTTCGCCTGTTGTTCGCCAGGTGTTCGCCAGGTGTTCGCCTGTTGTTCGCCAGGTGTTCGCCTGTTGTTCGCCAGGTGTTCGCCTGTTGTTCGCCAGGTGTTCGCCTGTTGTTCGCCAGGTGTTCGCCTGTGGGCTGGAGAGCAACACCTTATTTGTTTAAAGGGCGAGAGCAAGCAATGAAAAAGGTGTTTACACAGTCGATGAGGTGCTAATCCAGCTAAGCTAGCAGCAGAAGATGTGGCTGGAGACAGTTCAGAGTCACAAATGTCCTGCAGAGCTGCGTCTGGCAGTGGATGACAGAAGCGGATCCCACCCGCTTTGTTCTCCAACAGGGTCATTTCAAAGCTGTGGAGAGACGGGCGCCCACGGGTGCTTGGATGTCCAGCTTGGTATTCATGGATCATGTTTCctggagaacaacaacaaattCCCTAACACCACTGATGTCTGAATTCCATCCCGAGGTTGGATTTCCCAATTGGAGAAAGTGGAATTTTGGTCCAGCAGCACCCATGGTGGCCACTAGATGCCGCCAAACACGATCCCTAAAAGGAGCGAGAAGTACGGAGCCCGGGAAGGGTCACGTTGCTAAATAATTTCTACTAATCTGAAGCTGAAAACGTAGCAGACGTACGAAGTGTGGCTCCCTACATTCCTGCACAAAACTATTGCAAGGGAACACAAAAAGTAACACATTGGAAAGCAGAAGCAAAAAAAGGAATCTGCGTCTCTAAAAGCCGTGTTGTATTTGCAAAGATTTAAAAAGTCAagatcaatatcaatatcagtctttatttatatggcacttttcatacgctaggtagcacaaagtgcctcacaaaggataaaaacagcaaagagaacagaatcaagaaaaggacacacacacacatgcatacaacacacttacacacacacccacacacataaacaagctgaggcaagctgagacatggctgggcaccgagacctgaggcgaaggagacgccacctttggaggcccaccaggccgagggaggtcacagtccgtgaccacaggtggtaccgccacaaagaccaccccgacctggacagtccggaggctccacaccaaagcacagagccccctaaccacccaggccaggtcgacaatgggacagcacccccagcggtagaccggaaacatctcccagcctggcaggcccccatgaggaaacaccatgaggagacactggagctaaaaactgaaggactgaaacagtaaatgggataaaaggtataaaacctaaaagctgaggaactaagaattggagtagtaaaacagtactaagactaaaacagactaaaacagtaaatgagatgaaaggtgtaaagactaaaaactgagagactaagaactgagggagtaaaacagtaaaagtgtcaactaaaataaggataagacataaaataaattgaaaataatcagaaaatcaattaaaggcctgattaaaaaggtgtgtcttgagcctctttttaaaaatctcaacagtctctgcggccctgaggttccaTGAATTGGGAACTTACATTTGGGCACTTTATATGTGTAATGATAATAGAATATATTATCATTAGAACACGGAGGACAAACTCCTCGTGAAATGGGGAGTTTGTCCTTAGTGTAAAAATAATGTCTGACAACATCTCACCACCAACTCTGCGCAGTGACCGGatagtttttttttatgaaaacgGAATGTCTGCACTTCAGTCCTTCTGCATGATGGTTACTGGTCCCAACCGGCCTCCAGGGCTGCTTTGATGTCCTTCCTGGTTTTAACTGCAGCACTTGCTCTTTGGAGCGGAGCGGACCGGGCCCAGTCTCTCGGCCTTCGGCCCCCGTGGTGCCAGGCTCTTGACTCCGTCCCAGccttcctgcagctccacctctCCGCTCCGCAGACCCTCATAGATGCATCTGGCGAGGAGCTCAAAGGCGTTGCTGACATTCTGACCGGTCCTGGCGGACACCTCCACGTAGGGCATCCCCAGCTCCCGGGCCAGCGCCTCAGCCTCCTCCCGGCCGACCAGCCGTCCTTCAGCTTTGTCGCTCTTGTTGCCCACCAGGATGAACAGAACCTTGTAAGGGTGCACGTGATCACACACCTCACGGTGCCACTCTTTGATGTGTTCAAAGGAGACCCGGTTGGTCATGTCAAACATCAGCAGGCCGCCGGCAGAGTTGCGATAGTAGGAACGGGTCACTGACCTGAGGACAACAGGGGTTTCAACACTCGGTGTGAGGAGCAGCGTTCAGACCCAATTCTTTCTCTTCTCGTCATACAAATAATCAGCTGATTTTCTGCACCGTTTGAGGTGCGTTGTGTTTTTTTAGATAAGCGAAAGATGGTGATAATCATCTTTAGGAAGAGATGGAAGAGTTGGACTTCTCAAATGTATGAAAAAAGCAGCATAAATGGCCCCAGCGTCCGACCATCTGTGTAAAAGAAATCGTTCTTTCTCTACATAATTATGTctccaaaaaaggaaaaacctcCCTCGTCTGAGCTCTGAGCTGATGCTCGTGGGACCACCTGCCTGCAGCTGGGGAGGAGAACGCGAGGAGAACACGAGGAGAGcacgaggagaacatgaggagaacgTAAGGAGAGGAGAACACGAGGAGACACGAAGAGAACGCGAGGAGacacgaggagaacatgaggagaacgcgaggagaggagaacacgaggagacacgaggagaacgcgaggagacacgaggagaggagaacatgaggagaacacgaggagaacatgaggagacacgaggagaacatgaggagaacgcgaggagaggagaacatgaggagaacgcgaggagaggagaacacgaGGAGAacacgaggagaacatgaggagacacgaggagaacatgaggagaacgcgaggagaggagaacgcgaggagacacgaggagaacatgaggagacacgaggagaacgcgaggagaacatgaggagaacatgaggagacacgaggagaacacgaggagacacgaggagaacatgaggagacaCGGGGAGAGCACAAGGAGAACGCGAGGAGAACACGAGGAGAGCACGAGGAGATCACGAGGAGAGCACGAGGAGAACATGGGGAGAacgcgagg from Takifugu flavidus isolate HTHZ2018 unplaced genomic scaffold, ASM371156v2 ctg141, whole genome shotgun sequence encodes the following:
- the rab42b gene encoding ras-related protein Rab-42b isoform X3 — its product is MLGDSTVGKSSLVKRYAEGLFQDSINQTVGVDFYVHFLEVEQGVHVKLQFWDTAGQERFRSVTRSYYRNSAGGLLMFDMTNRVSFEHIKEWHREVCDHVHPYKVLFILVGNKSDKAEGRLVGREEAEALARELGMPYVEVSARTGQNVSNAFELLARCIYEGLRSGEVELQEGWDGVKSLAPRGPKAERLGPVRSAPKSKCCS
- the rab42b gene encoding ras-related protein Rab-42b isoform X2 — encoded protein: MALNSEGASDRDASHLQTLWRYQFRIIMLGDSTVGKSSLVKRYAEGLFQDSINQTVGVDFYVHFLEVEQGVHVKLQFWDTAGQERFRSVTRSYYRNSAGGLLMFDMTNRVSFEHIKEWHREVCDHVHPYKVLFILVGNKSDKAEGRLVGREEAEALARELGMPYVEVSARTGQNVSNAFELLARCIYEGLRSGEVELQEGWDGVKSLAPRGPKAERLGPVRSAPKSKCCS
- the taf12 gene encoding transcription initiation factor TFIID subunit 12, with the translated sequence MANSTATVMKVITPGAAGRSSPEGSQVLTKKKLQDLVREIDPNEQLDEDVEEMLLQIADDFIESVVTAACQLARHRKSNTLEVKDVQLHLERQWNMWIPGFGSDEIRPFKKACTTEAHKQRMALIRKTTKK
- the rab42b gene encoding ras-related protein Rab-42b isoform X1 — encoded protein: MALNSEGASDRDASAHLQTLWRYQFRIIMLGDSTVGKSSLVKRYAEGLFQDSINQTVGVDFYVHFLEVEQGVHVKLQFWDTAGQERFRSVTRSYYRNSAGGLLMFDMTNRVSFEHIKEWHREVCDHVHPYKVLFILVGNKSDKAEGRLVGREEAEALARELGMPYVEVSARTGQNVSNAFELLARCIYEGLRSGEVELQEGWDGVKSLAPRGPKAERLGPVRSAPKSKCCS